From a region of the Helicobacter sp. 12S02232-10 genome:
- a CDS encoding contractile injection system protein, VgrG/Pvc8 family, whose amino-acid sequence MVSNYKSHQFKITLNEKDISHLVLSIHYADFESIQSDTLKLKLFPNIKPNIKDKIKFSIDGVLMGSFYIASIEYTYKSSYEIECTSIHYASNLRIKKNRSFDKLSYLQILESIAKENNLTPKINFKRMDEIVHIDQINQSDSSLFYQIAKELNLTQSIKNDTLIFLEKNSEKKPVIVIDANDCTSVKLASYAKMVYKSVEVTYQDTQTNALKTIRIGKEDPTLKRSIHSKNDDEAYKRAEGYYKAIESDKRKGSFEMAGRIMYAGTLLRLKGDNEIEGEYVIKKVAHSIDNSGWRMDVEFGG is encoded by the coding sequence ATGGTATCCAACTATAAATCCCATCAATTCAAAATCACTCTAAATGAAAAAGATATTAGCCATTTAGTTTTAAGTATCCATTACGCAGACTTTGAAAGCATTCAAAGCGATACACTAAAACTCAAACTATTCCCAAATATCAAGCCAAACATCAAAGACAAGATAAAATTTAGCATTGATGGTGTCTTGATGGGAAGCTTTTATATTGCAAGCATTGAATACACTTATAAAAGCAGTTATGAAATAGAATGCACATCGATTCATTACGCTTCAAATCTAAGGATCAAGAAAAACAGAAGCTTTGATAAACTAAGCTACCTTCAAATCTTAGAATCCATCGCTAAAGAAAACAACCTCACGCCTAAAATCAATTTCAAACGAATGGATGAGATTGTCCATATCGACCAAATCAATCAAAGCGATAGCTCCTTATTCTATCAGATCGCCAAAGAACTCAATCTCACCCAAAGCATCAAAAACGACACATTGATTTTTTTGGAAAAGAATTCAGAAAAAAAGCCTGTCATTGTGATTGATGCCAACGATTGTACAAGTGTGAAGCTTGCAAGCTATGCAAAAATGGTTTATAAATCTGTTGAGGTGACTTACCAAGATACCCAAACCAATGCATTAAAGACCATTCGCATTGGCAAAGAAGATCCGACTTTAAAGCGCTCTATCCACTCTAAAAATGATGATGAAGCTTACAAACGTGCAGAGGGATATTATAAAGCGATAGAATCTGACAAAAGAAAAGGAAGTTTTGAGATGGCAGGCAGGATTATGTATGCAGGCACGCTTTTAAGACTTAAAGGGGATAATGAGATAGAGGGGGAATATGTGATTAAAAAGGTCGCCCATAGCATTGATAATAGCGGGTGGAGAATGGATGTGGAGTTTGGCGGGTGA
- a CDS encoding terminase gpA endonuclease subunit translates to MGILSSHFAKSIFIKPRLNLTEWSNTYRVLSKESSAMFGRFEALSYQIEPMNAISDPNKELIYARKENYTATTLPDAMMFIACAMDIQNDRIEMGFKEWRLNLLGAKLKKLDQRTLSDKKTIQGEE, encoded by the coding sequence ATGGGTATTCTAAGCTCTCATTTTGCAAAATCCATCTTTATAAAACCCCGCCTCAATCTCACAGAATGGAGCAATACTTATCGTGTGCTCTCAAAAGAAAGCTCAGCGATGTTTGGCAGATTTGAAGCCTTAAGCTATCAAATTGAGCCAATGAATGCCATTTCAGACCCTAATAAAGAATTGATTTATGCAAGAAAAGAGAACTATACAGCTACCACGCTTCCTGATGCAATGATGTTTATCGCTTGTGCGATGGATATTCAAAATGATCGCATTGAGATGGGATTCAAGGAATGGAGATTAAATCTTTTGGGTGCAAAGCTTAAAAAGCTTGACCAAAGAACATTGAGCGATAAAAAAACAATTCAAGGAGAAGAATAA
- a CDS encoding GPW/gp25 family protein translates to MKNGYQLSINENLNRIFKTKKYAIPLNPNFGLSYDWIDKPLTHEIKLSITEEIREQIKLYEPRIYIQSIDVSFEDNQLRLMINSTYKVDL, encoded by the coding sequence ATGAAAAATGGATACCAACTCTCAATCAATGAGAATCTAAATCGAATCTTTAAAACCAAAAAATACGCTATCCCTCTCAATCCAAATTTTGGGCTTTCTTATGATTGGATAGATAAACCTCTCACTCACGAGATAAAACTTTCAATCACAGAAGAAATTAGGGAGCAAATCAAGCTTTATGAACCAAGAATCTATATCCAATCCATCGATGTGAGTTTTGAAGACAATCAACTCAGGTTGATGATTAATTCCACTTATAAGGTTGATTTATGA
- a CDS encoding phage baseplate assembly protein V, giving the protein MFGEVCIYTAPITEVRGNQVKVNIMGAVSDFISYFGVFNAFKSHFIPPQIGEIAIIIHFKESDLFLCMGSVPSPDFNLPEHKEMIRYQDGTTLSYDTQSHTLEINSKANITIHCKNASIQSDEVHIECKNAKIKADAIDLGDNGGGGVITTQSVCPFTGLPHSQGSNRVKAIL; this is encoded by the coding sequence ATGTTTGGAGAAGTCTGCATTTATACCGCACCGATTACAGAAGTCAGAGGCAATCAGGTTAAAGTCAATATTATGGGGGCTGTGAGTGATTTTATTTCCTATTTTGGGGTTTTTAATGCTTTTAAATCCCATTTTATCCCCCCGCAAATCGGAGAGATTGCCATCATTATCCATTTTAAAGAATCGGATTTATTTCTTTGTATGGGTTCTGTGCCAAGCCCTGATTTTAACCTGCCTGAACACAAAGAAATGATTCGCTACCAAGATGGCACTACCCTAAGCTATGATACACAATCCCATACCTTAGAAATCAATTCAAAAGCAAATATTACCATTCATTGCAAAAATGCAAGCATTCAAAGCGATGAGGTGCATATCGAATGCAAAAACGCCAAAATCAAAGCAGACGCTATTGATTTGGGGGATAACGGAGGCGGGGGCGTGATCACAACTCAAAGTGTCTGCCCCTTTACAGGTTTGCCCCATTCGCAAGGTTCCAATAGAGTAAAGGCAATCTTATGA